Proteins encoded together in one Aurantiacibacter aquimixticola window:
- a CDS encoding NAD(P)-dependent oxidoreductase, producing MDSIAFLGLGVMGAPMAGHLAKAGHVVTGYNRTHSRAKAWLGRVDGEVSIAASAAEAAADKDVVLACLGNDDDVADVLLGDSGAIAAMREGACLVDHTTVSPALARRIAEACEARGIHVVDAPVSGGQAGAENGKLAIMCGGRDAAMTVATPVMEAYAARIVHIGGPGAGQACKAVNQVCIAGVLAGLSEGVRLAQATGIDTDKALEAISGGAAQSWQMDNRWETMVQGEFDFGFAIDWMRKDLAIALGEAKAEGVSLPVAALVDQFYAQVQAAGGARQDTSALIRHLPEVK from the coding sequence ATGGATTCCATTGCCTTTCTGGGTCTTGGCGTAATGGGCGCGCCGATGGCCGGTCATCTCGCCAAAGCAGGCCACGTCGTCACCGGATACAACCGGACGCATTCGCGCGCCAAGGCATGGCTAGGCCGTGTCGACGGCGAAGTATCGATAGCCGCAAGCGCGGCGGAGGCAGCCGCCGACAAGGATGTGGTGCTCGCCTGCCTCGGAAATGACGATGATGTGGCCGACGTGCTGCTGGGCGATAGCGGCGCGATCGCCGCCATGCGCGAAGGCGCATGCCTGGTCGATCACACCACCGTTTCCCCCGCCCTCGCCCGCCGCATTGCCGAGGCTTGCGAAGCGCGCGGCATCCATGTCGTCGATGCGCCGGTTTCGGGCGGACAGGCGGGTGCCGAAAACGGCAAGCTGGCCATCATGTGCGGTGGCCGCGATGCCGCGATGACGGTCGCGACGCCGGTGATGGAAGCCTATGCCGCGCGCATCGTGCATATCGGCGGCCCCGGCGCGGGGCAGGCCTGCAAGGCGGTCAACCAGGTCTGCATTGCTGGCGTGCTTGCCGGATTATCGGAAGGCGTGCGGCTGGCGCAGGCGACCGGCATCGATACGGACAAGGCGCTCGAAGCGATATCCGGCGGCGCGGCGCAGAGCTGGCAGATGGACAATCGCTGGGAGACCATGGTGCAGGGCGAATTCGATTTCGGCTTCGCCATAGACTGGATGCGCAAGGATCTCGCCATCGCACTGGGCGAGGCAAAGGCCGAGGGCGTCTCACTCCCGGTCGCCGCGCTCGTCGATCAATTCTACGCGCAGGTGCAGGCCGCGGGCGGTGCCCGGCAGGACACCAGCGCTCTCATCCGCCATCTTCCGGAGGTGAAATGA
- a CDS encoding amidohydrolase — translation MTLSRIAAALSLLFFATPALADTWIDNVEGISINRDGSVDRFAGLVVDEDGRITEVLDYGDRPTREIDYRVDGQGRVMVPGFIDAHAHLMGLGLGTLVLDLSETRSLQQALDAIAAYAAANPERPWIIGRGWNQELWGLGRFPTAAELDAVVSDRPVWLERVDGHAGWANSLALRAGNVTSDTADPAGGRIERGANGVPAGVLIDSAMPLIAGQVPPPLAEDRDVALYNAQSLLLRHGITGMADMGTTVEDWMTIRRAGDAGWLQIRVMAYADSVDSMLLIGGPGPTQWLYDDRLRLNGVKLYLDGALGSRGALLKEDYEDDHGNRGLPLLSGTQLRNLMSRAALDNFQVAVHAIGDEANDVALSAIEELSVDYTGDRRWRIEHAQIVDPADIARFGQGGIVASMQPVHQTSDMFMAEARLGDDRLGGAYAWRTILENGGTLAFGTDAPVEPVDPLAGLAVAVSRTNAAGEPDGGWRSDEAITREQALAAYTANAAYAGFAEGRFGRLVPGERADFVFLSADPLMAAPNVIRDIEVLETWIAGRRVYASSIAQPLVEGPQQSE, via the coding sequence ATGACACTCAGCCGCATAGCCGCAGCCCTTTCGCTGCTTTTCTTCGCCACGCCTGCACTGGCCGACACCTGGATCGACAATGTCGAGGGCATTTCGATCAACCGGGACGGCAGTGTGGACCGCTTCGCCGGGCTGGTGGTGGACGAGGACGGGCGCATTACCGAAGTGCTCGATTACGGCGATCGTCCGACGCGGGAAATCGACTATCGCGTGGATGGCCAGGGCCGTGTCATGGTGCCCGGCTTCATCGACGCGCATGCGCATCTGATGGGTCTGGGCCTCGGCACACTGGTGCTGGATCTGTCCGAAACCCGCTCGCTTCAACAGGCGCTCGACGCCATCGCCGCCTATGCCGCCGCCAATCCGGAACGCCCGTGGATCATCGGGCGCGGCTGGAATCAGGAGCTGTGGGGCCTCGGGCGCTTTCCCACCGCCGCAGAGCTCGACGCCGTGGTGTCCGACAGGCCGGTTTGGCTGGAGCGGGTTGACGGCCATGCGGGCTGGGCCAACTCGCTGGCGCTGCGCGCGGGCAATGTCACGTCCGATACCGCTGATCCTGCAGGCGGGCGTATAGAGCGCGGCGCGAACGGTGTACCTGCAGGCGTCCTGATCGATTCCGCCATGCCGCTGATCGCCGGCCAGGTGCCGCCGCCGCTTGCCGAAGATCGCGACGTCGCGCTCTACAATGCGCAAAGCCTGCTGCTGCGCCACGGCATCACCGGCATGGCTGACATGGGCACGACGGTGGAGGACTGGATGACCATCCGCCGCGCGGGCGATGCGGGCTGGCTGCAGATCCGCGTGATGGCCTATGCCGATTCGGTCGACAGCATGTTGCTGATCGGCGGCCCCGGCCCGACCCAGTGGCTGTATGACGACCGGCTGCGGCTGAATGGCGTGAAGCTCTATCTCGACGGCGCGCTCGGCTCACGCGGCGCGCTGCTGAAGGAGGATTACGAGGACGATCACGGCAATCGCGGCCTGCCCTTGCTTTCCGGCACGCAGCTGCGCAACCTGATGAGCCGCGCGGCGCTCGACAATTTCCAGGTCGCCGTCCACGCTATCGGGGACGAGGCCAACGATGTCGCGCTCTCCGCCATCGAGGAACTTTCCGTCGATTACACGGGAGATCGCCGCTGGCGCATCGAACATGCGCAGATCGTCGATCCCGCCGATATCGCCCGCTTCGGGCAGGGTGGCATCGTCGCCAGCATGCAGCCCGTCCACCAGACCAGCGACATGTTCATGGCCGAAGCGCGGCTGGGCGACGACAGGCTGGGCGGCGCCTATGCCTGGCGCACCATCCTCGAAAATGGCGGCACGCTTGCTTTCGGTACGGATGCGCCGGTGGAGCCGGTCGACCCGCTTGCCGGGCTTGCCGTCGCCGTCAGCCGGACCAATGCGGCGGGCGAGCCGGATGGCGGCTGGCGCTCGGACGAGGCGATCACCCGCGAACAGGCGCTGGCCGCCTACACCGCAAACGCCGCCTATGCGGGATTTGCCGAGGGGCGCTTCGGTCGCCTGGTGCCGGGCGAACGC